The Diaminobutyricimonas aerilata nucleotide sequence CATGGGGTGCCATGGAAGACGGCACTTTCGAGTCACCCGGTTACTCCACGGATACCTGCGCGGATCCGTTCGTGTGGGACACGCGCGAGGACTGCGACGTGCGGCAGATCCTCGATCGGATCGCGGACAAGTGGTCGCTGCTGGTCATCGCGCTGCTCGACACCCGATCGCTGCGATTCAGTGAGCTCAAACGCGCGATCGACGGCGTGAGTCAGCGGATGCTCACCGTCACGCTCCGCCAGTTGGAACGCGACGGACTCGTCTCGCGCACCGTGCATCCGGTCGTGCCGCCACGCGTCGAGTACGCTCTGACACCCCTCGGCTCGTCGTTGCACGAGACCATCCAGAGTCTCGTCGCGTGGACGGAGCTGCATCAGGACGACATCGCGCGGGCCCGGCAACGCTACGACGACGCCCGCGAACCGCAGTCGGTCTGACGGCGAGCACCCGACCGGCGAACGCAGTCGCGCCCCGC carries:
- a CDS encoding winged helix-turn-helix transcriptional regulator produces the protein MWDTREDCDVRQILDRIADKWSLLVIALLDTRSLRFSELKRAIDGVSQRMLTVTLRQLERDGLVSRTVHPVVPPRVEYALTPLGSSLHETIQSLVAWTELHQDDIARARQRYDDAREPQSV